The Fundulus heteroclitus isolate FHET01 chromosome 13, MU-UCD_Fhet_4.1, whole genome shotgun sequence genome contains a region encoding:
- the asb4 gene encoding ankyrin repeat and SOCS box protein 4 — protein MVDLLDSFIAAVCTIISNLIHALRAIVDADPADLGSQSARPQDFMEEWSPRRLDVNQLKEKFLRALQENNAQEVLQILHTGKLDIDTVLEVDDPNMVLASYKQGYWLPEHKLEKSWAMGIHVCAMYDAVETALVLLQNGACVNRTPNGKTPLHVACEVSSSDCVALLLAYGAKVDSLSLSGHTPLHYCITGESLGCAEQLILKGAKVNAASQDNKEDTPLHTAARFGVPELVALLLAHGASVDARNALQETPLMTAAFWAFDSKEQVYSQDHHFVCRLLLDHRADPNLKEDDNKTALHKAAWNCDHVLMRMLLEAGADARAMDINGCAPVQYLLKVTGVRPTAAPELCFQLLLNHNAPRIYQPQFHKVLQACYDYPRVIELLVNSYEHLKPTRNWRAAIPDDCYERHKHFYDSLFAVCTDSPRSLLHLARCAVRASLRGFCHRAVQLPLPSAMKNYLLLEPEGMLY, from the exons ATGGTGGACTTACTTGATTCCTTCATCGCTGCCGTTTGCACGATCATTTCCAACCTCATACATGCTTTGCGGGCAATAGTAGACGCTGACCCTGCTGACTTGGGATCACAGAGTGCCCGTCCACAGGACTTCATGGAGGAGTGGAGCCCCAGGCGACTGGACGTCAACCAGCTAAAGGAGAAGTTTCTGAGGGCCCTGCAGGAAAACAATGCCCAGGAGGTCCTGCAGATCCTGCACACCGGCAAACTTGATATTGACACGGTGCTGGAGGTGGATGATCCCAACATGGTCTTGGCCTCATATAAGCAGG GATACTGGCTGCCCGAACACAAGTTGGAGAAATCCTGGGCCATGGGCATTCACGTATGCGCGATGTACGACGCCGTGGAAACGGCGCTGGTGCTCCTGCAGAACGGCGCGTGCGTCAACCGGACGCCCAACGGGAAGACGCCGCTGCACGTGGCCTGCGAGGTCTCCAGCAGCGACTGCGTGGCGCTGCTGCTGGCTTACGGCGCGAAGGTCGACAGCCTGTCGCTGAGCGGCCACACTCCTCTGCACTACTGCATCACCGGGGAGTCCCTGGGGTGTGCCGAGCAGCTCATCCTCAAAG GGGCGAAGGTCAACGCGGCCAGCCAGGACAACAAGGAGGACACGCCGTTGCACACGGCCGCCAGGTTTGGGGTTCCAGAACTGGTAGCGCTGCTTTTGGCCCACGGAGCATCGGTCGACGCCCGAAACGCTCTCCAGGAGACCCCCTTAATGACGGCAGCCTTCTGGGCTTTTGACTCCAAGGAGCAGGTCTACAGCCAAGATCACCATTTTGTTTGCCGCCTTCTGCTGGACCACCGGGCGg ACCCCAACCTGAAGGAGGACGACAATAAGACGGCTCTGCACAAGGCCGCCTGGAACTGCGACCACGTCCTGATGCGGATGCTGCTGGAGGCCGGAGCCGACGCGCGAGCCATGGACATCAACGGCTGTGCCCCCGTTCAGTACCTCCTCAAAGTGACCGGAGTCAGGCCCACGGCCGCTCCGGAGCTCTGCTTCCAGCTGCTGCTCAACCACAACGCGCCGCGGATCTACCAGCCGCAGTTCCACAAG gttttgCAGGCGTGCTATGACTACCCCAGAGTCATAGAGCTGCTGGTGAACTCTTATGAACATTTAAAGCCTACGAGAAATTGGAGAGCGGCTATCCCCGATGACTGCTACGAG CGACACAAACACTTCTACGACTCCCTGTTTGCTGTCTGCACCGACTCGCCGCGCAGCCTGCTTCACCTCGCCAGATGTGCCGTCAGAGCCAGCCTGCGAGGGTTTTGCCACAGAGCCGTTCAGCTACCTCTGCCGTCGGCCATGAAAAACTATTTACTGTTAGAGCCTGAGGGGATGCTGTACTGA